The proteins below are encoded in one region of Ephemeroptericola cinctiostellae:
- the pyrC gene encoding dihydroorotase — MTLTHIDIIQPDDMHVHLRDGDALNTVVPHTARQFARAMIMPNLKPPVTSADMAAAYQTRIMAALPEGVNFTPLMTLYLTDRTSPEDVNAAFNAGVKGFKLYPAGATTNSDAGVTSLGRCSAALEVMEALGLPLLVHGEVTDVDIDIFDREAIFIDRILIPLRARYPKLKVVLEHITTRQAAEYVATSEDGIASTITAHHLLYNRNAMLVGGIRPHYFCLPILKRESHREALIAAAASGNPRFFLGTDSAPHAQHTKENACGCAGCYTALHAMELYATAFEQVDALDKLEGFSSVFGAQFYGLPLNARKIRLLKEEWTLPDALSFVDGQSLVPLNAGEAMGWKFAGIL; from the coding sequence ATGACCCTCACTCACATAGACATCATTCAACCTGACGACATGCACGTGCACCTGCGCGATGGCGATGCGCTAAACACCGTTGTGCCGCATACCGCACGCCAATTCGCGCGCGCGATGATCATGCCCAATTTAAAGCCACCCGTGACTTCGGCTGACATGGCGGCAGCGTATCAAACGCGCATCATGGCCGCCCTCCCCGAGGGTGTTAATTTCACGCCATTGATGACCTTGTATTTGACCGATCGCACCAGCCCTGAGGATGTGAACGCCGCATTTAATGCGGGTGTTAAAGGTTTTAAATTGTACCCTGCGGGCGCAACGACAAACTCCGATGCGGGCGTGACGTCATTGGGTCGTTGCTCGGCGGCACTTGAGGTGATGGAGGCGCTTGGCTTGCCGTTGCTTGTGCATGGTGAAGTGACCGATGTGGACATCGATATTTTTGACCGTGAGGCCATTTTTATTGATCGCATCTTGATTCCTTTGCGCGCACGCTATCCGAAATTAAAAGTTGTGTTGGAGCACATCACGACCCGCCAAGCGGCTGAATACGTGGCGACCAGCGAGGACGGTATTGCTTCGACGATCACCGCTCACCATTTGCTTTACAACCGCAATGCGATGTTGGTGGGCGGCATTCGCCCGCATTATTTTTGCTTGCCTATCCTTAAGCGCGAATCGCACCGTGAGGCCTTGATTGCGGCGGCGGCATCGGGTAATCCGCGCTTTTTTTTGGGCACAGACAGTGCACCGCATGCGCAGCACACCAAAGAAAATGCATGTGGGTGTGCGGGTTGCTACACGGCGTTGCATGCGATGGAGTTGTACGCCACGGCTTTTGAGCAAGTGGATGCGTTGGATAAACTTGAAGGTTTTTCGAGTGTTTTCGGGGCGCAATTTTATGGCTTGCCGTTGAATGCCCGCAAGATCCGTTTGCTTAAAGAAGAGTGGACCTTGCCTGATGCCTTGAGTTTTGTGGATGGGCAATCGTTGGTGCCTTTGAATGCAGGTGAGGCGATGGGCTGGAAATTTGCAGGCATCCTTTAA
- the apbC gene encoding iron-sulfur cluster carrier protein ApbC, protein MNEEQMRAALEAVAISSDSALTLGQVRAIKSIRARAIEVVLPFACASQHDDLRDRMCTAADMDLNIDISTKIDAHLVQAGLTVAPNVKNVIAVASGKGGVGKSTTAVNIALALAHEGARVGLLDADIYGPSVPLLLQLEGKPELNADEKMVPPARYGVQASSIGFLIDSDSPMAWRGPMVSQALQQLFGQTAWDNLDYLIIDMPPGTGDIQLTLSQKIPVTGAVIVTTPQDLALLDARKGLKMFEKTNIPVLGVVENMALHTCSNCGHEEAIFGAGGAAKMSTDFDVPLLGQLPLAMDIRVQADRGQPTVAANPNSVHAQHYRSIARKIGAALAVLPKDLSHKFKVTAG, encoded by the coding sequence ATGAATGAAGAACAAATGCGCGCAGCGCTTGAGGCGGTCGCCATCAGCAGTGATTCTGCTTTAACTTTAGGTCAAGTGCGTGCCATTAAGTCGATCCGTGCGCGCGCCATTGAAGTGGTTTTGCCTTTTGCCTGCGCCAGTCAGCACGATGACTTGCGCGATCGCATGTGTACTGCTGCGGACATGGATTTGAACATTGACATCAGCACAAAAATTGATGCGCACTTGGTGCAAGCGGGCTTAACTGTGGCGCCGAATGTCAAAAACGTCATCGCGGTGGCTTCAGGTAAAGGCGGCGTGGGCAAAAGCACGACGGCGGTGAACATTGCATTGGCTTTGGCGCATGAAGGCGCGCGCGTGGGGCTGTTGGATGCAGACATTTATGGGCCGTCGGTGCCGCTGTTGCTTCAACTTGAGGGCAAACCTGAATTGAATGCGGACGAAAAAATGGTGCCTCCTGCCCGCTACGGCGTTCAAGCCAGTTCAATTGGTTTTTTGATTGACAGTGATTCGCCCATGGCGTGGCGCGGGCCGATGGTGTCGCAAGCGTTGCAGCAACTGTTCGGACAAACCGCATGGGACAACTTAGATTACCTCATCATCGACATGCCGCCAGGCACGGGCGACATTCAGTTGACTTTGTCGCAAAAAATCCCTGTCACGGGTGCGGTCATCGTCACCACGCCGCAGGATTTGGCATTGCTGGATGCGCGCAAGGGCTTGAAAATGTTTGAAAAAACCAACATCCCTGTCTTGGGTGTGGTGGAAAACATGGCTTTACACACTTGCTCTAACTGTGGTCACGAAGAAGCCATTTTTGGTGCAGGTGGGGCGGCGAAAATGAGCACCGACTTTGATGTGCCGCTGCTTGGTCAATTGCCTTTGGCAATGGACATTCGCGTACAGGCAGACCGCGGTCAGCCCACGGTCGCAGCCAATCCAAACAGTGTGCATGCCCAGCATTACCGCAGCATTGCGCGGAAAATTGGCGCGGCTTTGGCGGTGTTGCCGAAGGATTTGAGCCACAAGTTTAAAGTAACGGCTGGCTGA
- the metG gene encoding methionine--tRNA ligase: MSNQRQILVTSALPYANGQIHIGHLVEYIQTDVWVRYLKLNQHEVYYVGADDTHGAPIMLRAEKEGITPKQLIDTVWTEHKRDFDAFGISFDNYYSTDSAENQVLASQIYNALKANDLIAIKDVEQYYDPVKEMFLADRFIKGECPKCHSKDQYGDSCEVCGSTYAPTDLINPFSTISGATPERRTSEHYFFKLSDERCETFLRGWVQGLAQQEATNKMQEWLGSNDEHKLGDWDISRDAPYFGFEIPDAPGKYFYVWLDAPVGYYASFKNLCDKNGLDFDAWVKPDSNTEQYHFIGKDILYFHTLFWPAMLKFSGFRTPTNVFAHGFLTVDGAKMSKSRGTFITAHSYIETGMNPEWLRYYFAAKLNASMEDLDLNMDDFIARTNSDLVGKYVNIASRAAGFLIKRFDGKVVDTAMNHEVLNGLRAAQSTIGELYEAREFGKAMRAIMALTDDVNVFIDANKPWELAKDVEKATELQAVCSICLEAFRMLTVYLSPVLPETAAKAYAFLNIGTQTWADIHTPLSAAQTINPYTHMMTRVDDKQIAALIAANAESLQATDSTSATSNTASAAITPIAETITIDDFTKIDLRIAAILDCKAVEGSTKLLQLTLDAGEGKTRNVFSGIAGAYKPEDLIGKLTVLVANLAPRKMKFGLSEGMVLCASAADEKTTPGLYLLEPNAGAQPGMRIS, translated from the coding sequence ATGTCAAATCAACGTCAAATTCTCGTCACATCCGCCTTGCCTTATGCCAATGGACAAATCCACATTGGTCATTTGGTCGAATACATTCAAACGGACGTTTGGGTGCGTTACCTCAAGCTGAACCAGCACGAAGTATACTACGTCGGCGCGGATGACACACACGGCGCGCCGATCATGCTCCGTGCGGAAAAAGAAGGCATCACACCCAAACAATTGATCGACACGGTGTGGACAGAACACAAACGCGATTTCGACGCATTTGGCATTTCGTTCGACAACTATTACAGCACCGACTCAGCTGAAAACCAAGTCCTCGCCAGCCAAATTTACAACGCACTCAAAGCCAACGACCTCATCGCCATCAAAGACGTTGAGCAATATTACGACCCCGTTAAAGAAATGTTTCTTGCCGATCGCTTCATCAAAGGCGAATGCCCAAAATGTCACTCAAAAGACCAATACGGCGATTCATGTGAAGTGTGCGGCTCGACTTACGCCCCAACCGACTTAATCAACCCGTTCTCAACCATTTCAGGCGCAACACCTGAACGCCGCACGTCTGAACACTATTTTTTCAAGCTCTCGGACGAACGCTGCGAAACATTCTTGCGAGGTTGGGTGCAAGGGTTGGCACAACAAGAAGCCACCAACAAAATGCAAGAATGGCTCGGCAGTAATGACGAGCACAAACTTGGTGACTGGGACATCTCTCGCGATGCACCGTACTTTGGCTTCGAAATTCCTGATGCACCTGGTAAATACTTCTACGTTTGGTTAGACGCACCCGTCGGCTACTACGCCAGCTTCAAAAACCTGTGCGACAAAAATGGCTTGGATTTTGATGCGTGGGTCAAACCCGACTCGAACACCGAGCAATACCACTTCATCGGCAAAGACATTTTGTATTTCCACACCTTGTTTTGGCCCGCCATGCTCAAGTTTTCAGGATTCCGCACGCCAACCAATGTGTTTGCACACGGCTTTTTGACCGTGGACGGTGCAAAAATGTCCAAATCACGCGGCACATTCATCACCGCCCACAGCTACATCGAAACAGGCATGAACCCCGAATGGCTGCGCTATTACTTCGCCGCCAAACTCAACGCCAGCATGGAAGACTTGGATTTGAACATGGACGACTTCATTGCCCGCACCAATTCCGACCTCGTTGGCAAATACGTCAACATCGCCAGCCGCGCCGCAGGCTTCCTCATCAAACGCTTTGACGGCAAAGTAGTCGACACCGCCATGAACCACGAGGTTTTAAACGGTTTGCGCGCCGCGCAAAGCACCATCGGTGAACTCTACGAAGCACGTGAATTTGGCAAAGCCATGCGCGCCATCATGGCCTTGACCGATGACGTGAACGTCTTCATCGACGCCAACAAACCATGGGAACTCGCCAAAGACGTGGAAAAAGCCACCGAGCTGCAAGCCGTGTGCAGCATCTGCCTCGAAGCATTCCGCATGTTGACCGTGTACTTGTCACCTGTTTTACCCGAAACCGCAGCGAAAGCCTACGCTTTCCTCAACATCGGCACGCAAACATGGGCGGACATCCACACGCCATTGAGCGCCGCACAAACCATCAACCCCTACACACACATGATGACACGCGTCGATGACAAGCAAATTGCCGCCTTGATTGCCGCCAACGCAGAATCACTGCAAGCGACCGACAGCACCAGCGCAACAAGCAATACAGCAAGCGCAGCCATTACACCCATTGCCGAAACGATCACCATCGATGATTTCACCAAAATCGATTTACGCATCGCAGCAATCCTCGACTGCAAAGCCGTCGAAGGCTCAACAAAGCTGCTTCAACTGACCTTGGATGCAGGAGAAGGCAAAACCCGCAACGTGTTCTCAGGCATCGCAGGCGCATACAAACCCGAAGACTTGATCGGCAAACTCACCGTCCTCGTCGCCAACCTTGCGCCGCGCAAAATGAAATTTGGCCTGTCCGAAGGCATGGTGCTGTGCGCCAGCGCTGCCGATGAAAAAACCACCCCAGGTTTGTACTTGCTCGAACCCAATGCAGGCGCACAACCAGGCATGCGTATTTCATAA
- the serC gene encoding 3-phosphoserine/phosphohydroxythreonine transaminase, whose product MTRVHNFSAGPAALPLPVLQQMQAEMLDFKGTGMSVMEMSHRGPVFMEVLKRAFDTLRRLLNVPENYEILFLQGGAQGENAIIPMNLLGGDRTTSDHVISGAWSIKTQKEAEKYGASNIIANANDGEGRYTYFPEPDQWQLSERSAYVSICTNETIHGVEWYPSAELAAKIEASGSFLVADMSSHILSRPIDISRYGVIYGGAQKNIGPSGLTFVIVRNDLLDRAQSICPSAFTWRNVADNDSMFNTPPTMAIYCAGLVFEWLEANGGLEAMARVNDAKAKLLYDAIDNSTLYRNDVHPAYRSCMNVPFFLNDESLNQAFLDGAAAAGMAGLKGHKMVGGMRASIYNAVSLESVHALVAYMEAFERDHA is encoded by the coding sequence ATGACTCGCGTTCACAACTTCTCCGCCGGCCCTGCCGCATTGCCCTTACCTGTTTTACAACAAATGCAAGCCGAAATGCTGGACTTCAAAGGCACGGGCATGAGCGTGATGGAAATGAGCCATCGTGGCCCCGTGTTTATGGAAGTGCTGAAACGTGCTTTTGACACCCTGCGCCGCCTGCTGAATGTACCTGAGAATTATGAAATTTTGTTTTTGCAAGGTGGTGCGCAAGGCGAAAATGCCATCATCCCCATGAATTTACTCGGCGGCGATCGCACCACATCCGATCACGTGATTTCGGGTGCATGGTCAATCAAAACCCAAAAAGAAGCGGAAAAGTACGGCGCATCCAACATCATCGCCAATGCCAATGACGGCGAAGGCCGTTACACCTACTTTCCCGAGCCCGATCAATGGCAATTGAGCGAGCGCAGCGCATATGTGTCGATTTGCACCAATGAAACCATCCACGGCGTGGAATGGTATCCGTCGGCAGAGTTGGCGGCGAAAATCGAAGCGAGCGGCTCGTTCCTCGTGGCGGACATGTCCTCGCACATCTTGTCGCGCCCAATCGACATCAGCCGCTACGGCGTGATTTATGGCGGCGCACAGAAAAATATTGGCCCATCAGGTCTGACCTTTGTGATTGTGCGCAATGACCTATTGGATCGTGCGCAATCCATTTGCCCATCTGCTTTCACATGGCGCAATGTGGCAGACAATGATTCCATGTTCAACACGCCACCGACCATGGCGATTTATTGTGCAGGTTTGGTGTTTGAATGGCTCGAAGCCAATGGCGGCTTAGAAGCCATGGCGCGCGTGAACGATGCAAAAGCCAAATTGTTGTACGACGCCATCGACAACAGCACTTTATACCGCAATGATGTGCACCCCGCATACCGTTCATGCATGAATGTGCCGTTTTTCCTCAATGATGAATCGCTGAACCAAGCCTTTTTGGACGGCGCAGCCGCCGCAGGCATGGCGGGTTTGAAGGGTCACAAAATGGTCGGCGGCATGCGCGCTTCGATTTACAACGCCGTATCGCTGGAATCGGTGCATGCACTGGTGGCGTATATGGAAGCGTTTGAACGCGATCACGCCTAA
- the pheA gene encoding prephenate dehydratase yields MPDNQALQTVDTELAPLRVQIDALDTQLITLLNERAKLAQAVGHVKQKYKQPVFRPEREAQVLEKIAQRNPGPLPSHHLQALWREVMSVCRAMEEAVKVAFLGPAGTYTEQAMAKQFGHAIHGIDCSTIDDIFRTVEADGAAFGVVPIENSIEGAINRTMDLLLSTPLKICGEVSLAINHHLLQITGDMSGVTTIVAHPQALAQCHHWLKEHYPHIEQKPVGSNAQGAQMAQNDPTTAAIASDIAAATYGLQTVTAGIQDDANNRTRFIVIGKQLCGTSPNDKTSLILATPNKAGALYDLLEPLAKHGVSMLRFESRPAKQKGWEYFFYIDFAGHIEQANVQAALAQLEDNSAFYKCLGSYPVTS; encoded by the coding sequence ATGCCTGACAACCAAGCCCTGCAAACCGTCGATACCGAACTCGCGCCGTTGCGCGTCCAAATCGACGCCCTCGACACACAGCTCATCACCTTGCTAAATGAACGTGCCAAACTCGCACAAGCCGTCGGTCATGTGAAGCAAAAATACAAGCAACCCGTATTTCGCCCCGAGCGTGAGGCGCAGGTATTGGAAAAAATCGCCCAGCGCAACCCAGGCCCGCTGCCTTCGCATCACCTGCAAGCCCTGTGGCGTGAAGTCATGAGCGTATGCCGCGCGATGGAAGAAGCGGTCAAAGTCGCCTTCCTCGGCCCAGCAGGCACATACACCGAGCAAGCCATGGCGAAACAATTTGGCCACGCCATTCACGGCATTGATTGCAGCACCATCGACGACATTTTCCGCACGGTCGAAGCCGATGGTGCCGCTTTTGGCGTCGTCCCGATTGAAAACTCAATTGAGGGCGCGATCAACCGCACCATGGATTTGCTGCTATCCACACCATTAAAAATTTGCGGTGAAGTCTCTCTGGCGATCAACCACCATTTGCTGCAAATCACAGGCGACATGAGCGGCGTGACCACCATCGTCGCGCACCCACAAGCCTTGGCGCAATGCCACCACTGGCTCAAAGAACACTACCCGCACATCGAACAAAAACCCGTCGGCAGCAACGCCCAAGGCGCACAAATGGCGCAAAATGACCCAACCACAGCCGCCATCGCCAGCGACATCGCAGCCGCCACATACGGCCTGCAAACCGTCACCGCAGGCATCCAAGACGACGCCAACAACCGCACGCGTTTCATCGTCATCGGCAAGCAACTGTGCGGCACCAGTCCAAACGACAAAACGTCGCTCATCCTTGCCACCCCCAACAAAGCAGGCGCACTGTACGACCTGCTCGAACCGCTCGCCAAACACGGCGTGTCGATGCTGCGATTTGAATCACGCCCCGCCAAACAAAAGGGCTGGGAATACTTTTTCTATATTGATTTTGCAGGACACATCGAACAAGCCAATGTGCAAGCGGCACTGGCTCAATTGGAAGACAACTCGGCATTTTATAAATGTTTGGGGTCGTATCCTGTGACGAGTTAA
- a CDS encoding prephenate dehydrogenase yields MKTYITQPTPKINSLLLIGAGLIGGSLTLALKHAGVVRHVIGSGRSATVMDEAVRLGVVDVAVYRDTPEFIHAVKTADVIVLAMPVGQTRAVCELIAPHIQPDTLITDVGSTKTSVYNDAHAALGDKIAQFVLAHPIAGREVNGPAAALADLYVNKKVMICPHAHNHTADIDTIAALWQATGANVYELSLAAHDEIFAAVSHLPHVLAYALMNHVADSDLSTDKFAMAGAGFRDFTRIAAASPEMWRDVCLANKDAILAELDGYLKHAQELREMIAVENSDEMLELFKKASSKRLAWGKEK; encoded by the coding sequence ATGAAAACCTACATCACCCAACCTACCCCAAAAATCAACAGCCTCCTACTCATCGGCGCGGGTTTGATTGGCGGCTCCCTCACCCTCGCGCTCAAGCACGCGGGCGTGGTGCGTCACGTCATCGGCTCGGGACGCAGCGCAACGGTCATGGATGAAGCGGTGCGGCTCGGTGTGGTCGATGTGGCGGTCTATCGCGACACCCCCGAATTCATCCACGCGGTGAAAACCGCCGACGTCATCGTACTCGCCATGCCCGTGGGGCAAACGCGCGCCGTGTGTGAGCTGATCGCGCCACACATTCAGCCTGACACCCTCATCACCGACGTGGGCAGCACAAAAACCTCCGTATACAACGATGCACATGCCGCACTCGGTGACAAAATCGCACAATTCGTTTTAGCCCACCCCATCGCAGGTCGTGAAGTCAACGGCCCCGCAGCAGCTTTGGCCGATTTATACGTCAATAAAAAAGTCATGATTTGCCCGCACGCGCACAACCACACCGCCGACATCGACACCATCGCCGCACTGTGGCAAGCGACGGGCGCAAACGTGTATGAACTCAGCCTCGCCGCGCACGACGAAATTTTCGCCGCCGTATCGCACCTGCCGCACGTCCTCGCCTACGCGCTGATGAACCACGTCGCCGATTCGGATCTATCCACCGATAAATTCGCCATGGCAGGCGCAGGCTTTCGCGACTTCACCCGCATCGCTGCCGCCAGTCCTGAGATGTGGCGGGATGTGTGTTTGGCGAATAAAGATGCGATACTGGCGGAATTGGATGGGTATTTGAAGCATGCGCAAGAGTTACGGGAGATGATTGCTGTAGAAAATAGTGATGAAATGTTAGAGCTGTTTAAAAAAGCCAGTAGCAAACGATTGGCCTGGGGGAAAGAGAAATGA
- the aroA gene encoding 3-phosphoshikimate 1-carboxyvinyltransferase, producing the protein MEHIKLSPATSARGDIKLPGSKSISNRVLLLAALSAKGETTHVRDVLDSDDTRVMLDALNTLGVHVTQVAEHDYDVIGTGGDFPNKDADLFMGNAGTAIRPLTAVLALQNGTYHLHGVPRMHERPIGDLIEALQQIGVQVEYKDTVGYPPFVLSPAQLPTGDLSLSIKGNVSSQFLTAVLMAAPLLAKQTQHSVTVHVIGELISKPYIEITLNLMARFGVNVVRDGWSSFTVAADAGYTSPKEIYVEGDASSASYFLALGALGGGPLRVTGVGLSSIQGDVKFANALQMMGANVMMGEHWIEVRGIHHEDDPEETQLKGITLDCNHIPDAAMTLATAALFAKGTTTLTNIASWRVKETDRLSAMATELRKVGATVEEGSDYIVITPPAADGWTHAEIDTYDDHRMAMCFSLVALSKVGVTINDPKCVGKTFPTYFEVLAGLLN; encoded by the coding sequence ATGGAACACATCAAACTCTCCCCCGCCACCTCCGCCCGTGGCGACATTAAACTGCCTGGCTCTAAAAGTATTTCCAACCGCGTATTGCTGCTTGCAGCATTATCGGCGAAAGGCGAAACCACACATGTGCGCGACGTGCTCGATTCAGATGACACGCGCGTAATGCTGGACGCGCTCAATACACTGGGCGTGCACGTCACTCAAGTTGCTGAGCACGATTACGATGTGATCGGTACGGGCGGTGATTTTCCGAATAAGGATGCGGATTTATTCATGGGCAATGCGGGCACGGCGATTCGTCCGTTGACGGCGGTGTTGGCATTGCAAAACGGGACGTACCATTTGCACGGTGTGCCGCGCATGCATGAGCGGCCGATTGGCGATTTGATTGAGGCATTGCAGCAGATTGGCGTGCAGGTTGAGTACAAAGACACGGTGGGTTATCCGCCGTTTGTGCTGTCGCCCGCTCAATTGCCTACGGGTGATTTGAGCTTGTCGATCAAGGGCAATGTGTCGAGCCAGTTCCTCACTGCAGTGTTGATGGCTGCGCCGTTGTTGGCAAAACAAACGCAACATTCAGTGACGGTGCATGTGATTGGCGAGTTGATTTCTAAGCCGTACATTGAGATCACGCTTAATTTAATGGCGCGTTTTGGCGTGAACGTGGTGCGGGATGGCTGGTCGTCGTTCACGGTGGCGGCGGATGCGGGATACACGTCGCCGAAAGAGATTTACGTTGAGGGCGATGCGTCGTCCGCCTCGTATTTTCTCGCGCTGGGTGCACTCGGTGGCGGGCCGCTGCGCGTGACGGGCGTGGGTTTGTCGAGCATTCAGGGCGACGTGAAATTCGCCAATGCGCTACAAATGATGGGCGCGAATGTGATGATGGGTGAGCATTGGATTGAGGTGCGCGGGATTCACCATGAAGATGACCCCGAGGAAACGCAACTCAAAGGGATCACCCTCGATTGCAATCACATTCCCGATGCGGCGATGACTTTGGCGACGGCGGCATTGTTCGCCAAAGGCACAACGACGTTGACCAACATCGCTTCGTGGCGCGTCAAAGAAACCGACCGTTTGAGCGCCATGGCGACTGAGCTGCGCAAAGTCGGTGCGACGGTCGAAGAGGGCAGCGATTACATCGTGATCACGCCACCCGCAGCAGACGGCTGGACACATGCTGAAATTGACACGTATGATGACCACCGCATGGCGATGTGCTTTTCCTTGGTGGCTTTATCAAAAGTCGGTGTGACGATCAATGACCCCAAATGTGTGGGCAAAACCTTTCCGACGTATTTTGAGGTGTTGGCAGGCTTACTTAATTGA
- a CDS encoding aldose epimerase family protein codes for MNTIQAQTFGGQILRAHLLGKDIFYCPTDLHPPPTPARGGVPVLFPQFGTLGALTKHGFARTQEWQVFSMLEGCVSANLLLTEQADWPHRAQLNVDASIEDEHIDIYFEVRNVGESAFEWTGGIHPYFLVGDVLQTRVEGLLETPVLDLATVNLANTAIDQAHAITPEVRLYSPNVNVSLTQEGYDAWQVWNPSAQHHLNDIPHADWQRFLCVEPVVLTPKTLAVGETWVGRFTITLIDDIS; via the coding sequence ATGAACACCATCCAAGCCCAAACCTTCGGCGGTCAAATCCTCCGCGCCCACCTGCTGGGCAAAGACATATTCTACTGCCCAACTGATTTACACCCCCCGCCCACGCCTGCGCGCGGCGGTGTGCCTGTGTTGTTCCCACAGTTCGGCACGTTGGGGGCATTGACCAAGCATGGGTTTGCCCGCACGCAGGAATGGCAGGTGTTTTCGATGCTGGAGGGGTGCGTGTCGGCGAATTTGCTGTTGACCGAGCAAGCCGATTGGCCGCATCGGGCGCAGTTGAATGTGGATGCATCGATCGAGGATGAGCACATCGATATTTATTTTGAAGTGCGCAACGTTGGCGAGTCAGCATTTGAATGGACGGGCGGCATACACCCGTATTTTCTGGTGGGCGATGTGTTGCAAACGCGCGTTGAGGGATTACTGGAAACGCCTGTGTTGGATTTGGCAACAGTGAATCTCGCGAACACGGCGATCGATCAAGCACATGCGATCACCCCCGAAGTGCGCCTGTATTCGCCCAATGTGAATGTGTCTTTGACACAAGAGGGCTATGATGCGTGGCAGGTCTGGAATCCATCCGCGCAGCACCATTTGAATGACATCCCACATGCCGATTGGCAGCGCTTTTTGTGTGTTGAACCTGTGGTGTTGACACCCAAAACTTTGGCGGTCGGTGAGACTTGGGTTGGCCGCTTCACCATCACATTGATTGACGACATCAGTTGA
- a CDS encoding YaeQ family protein — MALKHTIFKVELSIADMDRHYYETHSLTVAQHPSETEERMMVRIFAFARHAHERLVFAKGLSVDDEPDLWQKDYTEAINLWIDVGLPDEKRVRKASGRSDAVAVYLYGGNIADMWWKDNESKMKALPKISVFNLPDTEPLKQLVKRNMTLQCTIQDGEMWLSDETGAHLIGVEVLQGA; from the coding sequence ATGGCTCTTAAGCACACAATTTTTAAAGTTGAACTGTCGATCGCAGACATGGATCGACATTATTACGAAACCCACAGTTTGACTGTGGCGCAGCACCCCTCTGAGACAGAAGAGCGCATGATGGTGCGTATTTTCGCCTTTGCGCGACATGCGCATGAGCGTTTGGTCTTTGCCAAAGGCCTGTCGGTCGACGATGAGCCCGATTTGTGGCAAAAAGATTACACGGAAGCCATTAATTTGTGGATAGATGTGGGTTTACCCGATGAAAAACGCGTTCGTAAGGCGAGCGGACGCTCTGATGCGGTTGCAGTGTATTTGTACGGCGGCAATATCGCGGACATGTGGTGGAAAGACAATGAGTCAAAAATGAAAGCGTTGCCAAAAATTTCGGTGTTCAATTTACCCGACACTGAGCCACTCAAGCAGCTGGTCAAACGCAATATGACTTTGCAATGCACCATCCAAGACGGTGAAATGTGGCTCAGTGATGAAACCGGTGCACATTTGATTGGGGTTGAAGTGTTGCAAGGGGCATAA
- a CDS encoding nuclear transport factor 2 family protein yields the protein MTTTNLSVLTACIIQLEQQLHHRPLSAQLISSLLADDFTEFGQSGCVYDKAQVMALLSTAPPTQIESSDFKLQILSTDAVLLRYRTQHTHKHKQTLRSSIWRNENAQWRMVFHQSTPIVE from the coding sequence ATGACAACGACAAACTTGAGCGTCTTAACAGCATGCATCATTCAACTGGAGCAACAATTACATCATCGTCCTCTAAGTGCCCAGCTGATTTCATCGCTATTAGCCGATGATTTCACAGAGTTTGGTCAGTCAGGATGCGTATATGACAAAGCACAGGTGATGGCGTTACTCAGTACGGCACCACCGACTCAAATCGAAAGTTCTGATTTTAAACTGCAAATTTTGTCCACCGATGCCGTTCTGTTGCGTTACCGCACTCAGCATACCCATAAACACAAACAAACCCTTAGAAGCTCCATTTGGCGAAATGAAAATGCGCAATGGCGCATGGTTTTTCACCAAAGCACACCCATCGTTGAGTAA